One Silene latifolia isolate original U9 population chromosome 4, ASM4854445v1, whole genome shotgun sequence DNA segment encodes these proteins:
- the LOC141652879 gene encoding exonuclease 1, giving the protein MGIKDLLRFMKPYVEPIHIKKYAGKRVGIDAYSWLHKGAYSCSMELCLNSEGEKKYQYINYFMHRINLLRHHKITPVVIFDGGNIPCKAVTENDRYRHRKANREMAMEKLREGNINAASDLFQRAISITPAMAHQLIQVLRQENVELTVAPYEADAQLAYLSNLAESEGGIQAVISEDSDLLAYGCPSVIFKMDKFGNGEEIALDKVFSSTDLKPSFRNFNRVLFIEMCVLAGCDFLPSVPGIGIAKAHSLVSKYRNIDRVLSVLKCDKSKQVPEDYDRSFREAVAVFQHAKIYNKSKKRLEHLKELPEQLLETLGGNVDFLGPDIPPSLAIAIAEGNLDPTTMEAYDCFRSRQPYERSAVSQEAREGNVLGSMESESQVSKGKNYRLAKTVPAFKVDGGEGNLTGSCFTVYSSRKSKETTKSSTSTVVGEMKVSKKINFADEMAALTTLACPLDNHISKIFSVCEDTPLKTPDNNPFRKRKCISEDSESRDTPNNNPFRKSKRVSEDSESRDTPNNNPFRKSKGVSEDSESRDTPNNNPFRKSKGVSEDSENRNTPISGVTECDQQSELKCYILDSQESVSSKVNKLDDKSEKGVSVKKTKTKKCKGSNSTNGSGILSFFARK; this is encoded by the exons ATGGGCATCAAAGATCTACTCAGATTCATGAAACCCTATGTTGAACCCATTCACATTAAGAAATACGCCGGCAAGCGA GTTGGAATTGATGCTTACTCTTGGCTTCACAAAGGAG CATATTCATGTAGCATGGAGCTATGTTTAAATTCCGAGGGTGAAAAGAAATACCAATACATTAATTACTTTATGCATAGGATTAATTTACTCAGACACCATAAGATAACACCAGTTGTTATATTTGATGGCGGCAACATTCCCTGTAAGGCAGTAACCGAAAACGATCGCTACAGGCAT AGGAAAGCGAATAGGGAAATGGCGATGGAGAAACTTAGAGAAGGCAATATTAATGCTGCCAGTGACCTGTTTCAG AGAGCCATCAGCATCACTCCGGCCATGGCACACCAACTGATTCAG GTCTTACGGCAAGAAAATGTAGAGCTTACAGTTGCTCCATACGAGGCTGACGCACAATTGGCATACCTATCTAACCTTGCAGAAAGTGAAGGTGGCATTCAGGCTGTGATTAGTGAAGACAGTGACCTATTGGCGTATGGTTGCCCATCT GTTATATTCAAAATGGATAAGTTTGGCAATGGTGAAGAAATTGCTCTGGACAAAGTATTCAGCTCCACCGATCTCAAACCATCGTTCAGAAACTTCAATAGAGTTTTATTCATAG AAATGTGTGTCTTGGCTGGCTGTGATTTCCTTCCATCTGTTCCTGGTATTGGAATTGCTAAAGCTCATTCATTGGTTTCCAAGTATCGAAATATAGATCGT GTTTTATCTGTTCTTAAATGCGACAAGAGTAAGCAAGTACCGGAAGATTATGACAGATCGTTCCGTGAAGCAGTTGCAGTATTCCAACATGCTAAAAT CTATAATAAAAGCAAGAAAAGGCTGGAACACTTGAAAGAACTCCCTGAGCAACTGTTGGAGACACTGGGAGGGAACGTTGATTTTTTGGGACC AGACATCCCTCCATCACTGGCAATCGCAATTGCAGAAGGTAACTTAGACCCTACTACCATGGAAGCTTATGATTGCTTTAGAAGTAGACAGCCTTATGAAAGATCCGCGGTGTCCCAGGAAGCTCGTGAAGGAAATGTGCTTG GATCAATGGAAAGTGAGAGCCAAGTCTCCAAGGGTAAGAATTACCGGTTGGCCAAAACAGTTCCTGCCTTCAAAGTTGATGGGGGCGAGGGAAATCTCACAGGGAGCTGCTTCACAGTATACTCTTCTCGAAAATCAAAAGAGACAACTAAATCAA GTACAAGTACTGTGGTGGGGGAAATGAAGGTATCGAAGAAAATAAATTTTGCTGATGAAATGGCAGCGCTTACAACTCTAGCATGTCCTTTGGATAATCACATTAGTAAGATTTTCAGTGTATGTGAAGACACGCCACTAAAGACACCAGACAATAATCCATTCCGGAAAAGGAAATGCATTTCAGAAGACAGTGAAAGCAGGGATACACCAAACAATAATCCATTCCGGAAAAGTAAACGTGTTTCAGAAGACAGCGAAAGCAGGGATACACCAAACAATAATCCATTCCGGAAAAGTAAAGGTGTTTCAGAAGACAGCGAAAGCAGGGATACACCAAACAATAATCCATTCCGGAAAAGTAAAGGTGTTTCAGAAGACAGCGAAAACAGGAATACACCAATTTCAGGGGTGACTGAGTGTGATCAGCAATCAGAGTTGAAATGCTACATTTTGGATTCCCAGGAAAGCGTTAGTTCTAAGGTTAACAAGTTAGACGACAAAAGTGAAAAGGGGGTTTCCGTGAAAAAAACAAAGACGAAGAAGTGCAAAGGCTCTAACAGTACGAATGGCAGTGGTATATTAAGCTTCTTTGCTCGCAAGTGA
- the LOC141652878 gene encoding protein C2-DOMAIN ABA-RELATED 4-like has translation MESPPSSPPNSGRSPSGSSMMENLLGLLRVKVIRGINLAIRDVRTSDPYVVIKMGKQKLKTRVIKKDINPEWNEDLTLSVSDPTLAIKLTVYDHDMFSKDDKMGEAEFDIKPFIDALKMNLDSLPSGTLISRVQPCRQNCLSEESKILWTEGRVLQNLCLRLKNVECGEVELQLQWIDLPGCKGL, from the exons ATGGAATCGCCACCGTCGTCGCCGCCAAACAGTGGACGTTCTCCTTCAGGATCTTCAATGATGGAAAATCTTTTAGGTTTATTAAGGGTTAAGGTTATAAGAGGAATTAATCTTGCTATAAGAGATGTTCGTACAAGTGATCCTTATGTGGTCATTAAAATGGGAAAACAG AAACTGAAGACTCGAGTGATCAAGAAAGATATCAATCCAGAATGGAATGAAGATCTTACCCTTTCTGTTTCCGATCCTACTCTAGCCATTAAGCTG ACAGTATATGATCATGATATGTTCAGCAAGGATGATAAAATGGGAGAAGCGGAATTCGACATAAAACCATTTATAGATGCACTGAAGATGAATTTGGATAGTTTACCAAGTGGTACTCTAATATCAAGAGTTCAACCATGTAGGCAAAATTGTTTATCAGAAGAAAGTAAGATTTTATGGACAGAAGGTAGAGTTCTTCAAAATCTTTGCCTAAGATTAAAGAATGTCGAATGTGGAGAAGTCGAACTTCAACTACAATGGATTGATCTCCCTGGTTGTAAAGGCTTATAA
- the LOC141652877 gene encoding fructose-1,6-bisphosphatase, chloroplastic, translating into MASLGAATTASSAKQLFSNLNHLKHPTPFQLCINESKSHIRRQQRNVVPGVRCMAVGAAAEPETKKKSVNKYEIQTLTGWLLKQEQSGVIDAELTIVLSSISLACKQIASLVQRAGISNLTGVQGATNIQGEDQKKLDVVSNEVFSNCLRSSGRTGIIASEEEDVPVAVEESYSGNYIVVFDPLDGSSNIDAAVSTGSIFGIYSPNDECIVASDDEAELTTEEQRCVVSVCQPGSNLLAAGYCMYSSSVIFVLTIGKGVYSFTLDPMYGEFVLTQENIQIPKAGKIYSFNEGNYQMWDDKLKKYMDSLKDPGPSGKPYSARYIGSLVGDFHRTLLYGGIYGYPRDQKSKNGKLRLLYECAPMSFIVEQAGGKGSDGHQRVLDIQPTEIHQRVPLYIGSVEEVEKLEKYLA; encoded by the exons ATGGCAAGTCTAGGAGCAGCAACAACTGCAAGCTCAGCAAAACAGCTTTTCTCTAATTTGAATCACTTAAAACATCCCACACCATTTCAACTATGTATCAATGAGTCCAAGTCCCATATTAGACGGCAGCAACGGAATGTCGTTCCTGGGGTACGGTGTATGGCAGTAGGAGCAGCTGCTGAGCCTGAAACTAAAAAGAAAAGCGTAAACAAATATGAAATTCAGACACTTACTGGTTGGTTGCTTAAGCAGGAGCAATCAGGTGTTATTGATGCTGAGTTGACGATTGTGCTTTCGAGTATTTCCTTGGCTTGTAAGCAAATTGCTTCTTTGGTACAACGAGCTGGTATTTCTAACCTTactggtgttcaaggtgctactAATATCCAGGGTGAGGATCAAAAGAAGCTTGACGTCGTCTCCAATGAG GTGTTTTCTAACTGCTTAAGATCAAGTGGAAGGACAGGAATAATAGCATCAGAAGAAGAGGATGTGCCAGTAGCAGTAGAAGAGAGTTATTCTGGCAACTACATTGTTGTTTTCGACCCGCTTGATGGATCATCCAACATAGACGCGGCTGTTTCGACTGGTTCAATCTTCGGAATTTACAGCCCTAATGATGAGTGCATTGTAGCGTCTGATGACGAAGCTGAG CTAACTACAGAAGAGCAAAGGTGCGTAGTTAGCGTCTGCCAGCCGGGGAGTAATCTTCTAGCAGCGGGGTATTGTATGTACTCAAGCTCCGTAATCTTTGTACTAACAATCGGTAAAGGGGTGTATTCATTCACACTAGACCCAATGTACGGTGAATTTGTGCTCACACAAGAAAACATCCAAATCCCAAAAGCCGGAAAAATATACTCATTCAACGAAGGAAACTACCAAATGTGGGATGACAAGTTGAAGAAATACATGGACAGCTTGAAAGATCCAGGGCCGAGTGGGAAGCCATATTCTGCACGGTACATAGGAAGTTTAGTTGGGGATTTCCATAGGACATTACTGTATGGGGGCATTTACGGGTACCCGAGGGATCAGAAGAGCAAGAATGGGAAACTAAGGCTGTTGTATGAATGTGCACCTATGAGTTTCATAGTGGAACAAGCTGGTGGGAAAGGATCTGATGGTCATCAGAGAGTACTTGACATTCAACCAACAGAG ATTCATCAGCGTGTACCGCTCTACATTGGAAGTGTCGAGGAGGTAGAAAAACTGGAGAAGTATTTGGCATAA
- the LOC141652050 gene encoding putative serine/threonine-protein kinase PBL26, protein MSCFPCFSSHPKKTPRRIDSKRGQPRPTTSTTTMPSMQTRPETQRPLNSGDAAQHQVTKEKGNSIAAQTFSFRELASATKNFRPECLIGEGGFGRVYKGHLSSTGQTVAVKQLDRNGVQGNKEFLVEVLMLSLLHHPNLVNLIGYCTDGDQRLLVYEYMALGSLEDHLLDFPNARRPLDWYTRMKIALDAAKGLEYLHDKANPPVIYRDMKSSNILLDIDFHAKLSDFGLAKLGPTGEQKHVSTRVMGTYGYCAPEYQRTGQLTSKSDVYSYGVVLLELITGRRTIDTRKPTQEQHLVAWATPVFRDPSRHSELADPHLDGNFPLKGLNQAVAIASMCLQEEAAVRPVMCDVVSALSYLTVVPKDDGTTSPLSSTTYDSSPLSDCSPPCHSSNPDGEIREGR, encoded by the exons ATGAGTTGTTTTCCATGTTTTTCGTCGCACCCAAAGAAAACACCAAGGAGGATCGATAGTAAGAGGGGTCAGCCTCGCCCTACTACCTCTACGACAACCATGCCAAGTATGCAGACCCGGCCAG AAACCCAAAGACCCCTTAATTCAGGAGATGCTGCACAGCATCAGGTtacaaaagaaaaaggaaacagcatTGCAGCTCAGACATTCTCATTCCGAGAATTGGCTAGCGCGACCAAAAATTTCCGGCCAGAATGTCTGATAGGTGAAGGTGGATTCGGGAGAGTTTACAAGGGACATCTTTCGTCGACAGGGCAG ACAGTAGCAGTGAAGCAACTAGACCGTAATGGAGTCCAAGGAAATAAAGAGTTTCTTGTCGAGGTTCTGATGCTTAGTCTTCTGCATCATCCTAACCTTGTTAACTTGATTGGATACTGTACTGACGGCGATCAACGCCTTTTGGTTTATGAATACATGGCTTTGGGATCTTTGGAAGACCATCTCCTTG ATTTTCCAAATGCGCGAAGGCCACTGGACTGGTACACAAGAATGAAAATAGCATTGGATGCTGCAAAAGGATTAGAATATCTACATGACAAAGCAAACCCTCCTGTCATCTACCGCGACATGAAATCGTCTAATATCTTACTAGATATAGACTTTCATGCTAAGCTCTCTGATTTTGGACTGGCAAAACTTGGTCCAACAGGGGAACAAAAGCATGTTTCTACCCGGGTTATGGGAACATATGGATATTGTGCACCTGAATACCAAAGAACAGGTCAATTAACATCTAAGTCAGATGTATATAGTTACGGCGTTGTCTTGCTCGAGTTAATTACTGGCAGAAGAACCATTGACACCCGAAAACCTACTCAGGAACAACATCTTGTCGCTTGG GCAACACCAGTATTCAGGGATCCAAGCAGACACTCAGAGTTGGCAGACCCGCATCTCGATGGGAATTTCCCATTGAAAGGGCTAAACCAGGCAGTAGCAATTGCATCAATGTGTCTACAAGAAGAAGCAGCGGTGCGACCAGTGATGTGTGACGTAGTTTCTGCACTCAGCTACCTGACTGTCGTACCAAAAGATGACGGTACTACTTCTCCACTCTCGTCGACTACTTATGACTCCTCTCCATTAAGTGATTGCAGTCCACCATGTCACAGTAGCAACCCTGATGGTGAAATCAGAGAGGGGCGATAG